One genomic window of Methanosalsum zhilinae DSM 4017 includes the following:
- a CDS encoding fluoride efflux transporter FluC — translation MIVNIMMVAGGGFIGAVLRYSLTGFFSGKEIIPAGTLTVNFIGSTLLSILTFSSEGRIELYLFNIGILGSFTTYSTFSYETFRLLENEQIYHFWLNIIGNMALCITGVGAGHLIATMIL, via the coding sequence ATGATAGTAAATATTATGATGGTGGCAGGAGGGGGATTTATAGGTGCAGTCCTGAGATATAGTCTTACTGGGTTTTTTTCGGGAAAGGAAATTATTCCTGCAGGTACATTAACAGTCAATTTTATAGGAAGTACTCTGTTATCCATACTCACCTTTTCCAGCGAAGGAAGAATTGAATTATATTTATTCAATATAGGAATTCTGGGATCTTTTACGACATATTCAACATTCTCATATGAAACATTCAGGCTACTGGAAAATGAACAGATATATCACTTCTGGCTAAACATAATAGGTAACATGGCATTATGTATTACCGGCGTTGGTGCAGGGCACCTGATTGCTACTATGATACTGTAA
- the crcB gene encoding fluoride efflux transporter CrcB, with product MNDNFINQEKIWPLIYVGFGGSSGAILRMGFLGLASTPFNILIINVLGSFMLGVLMYSTEFGNVNPHFRLFFGIGFLGSLTTFSNFALQTYTLASVSLIYSIANIFLNLILGIAAIIAGREAVIYVSSRRNR from the coding sequence TTGAATGATAATTTCATTAATCAAGAGAAGATATGGCCTCTGATTTATGTGGGTTTTGGAGGTTCTTCAGGAGCCATTCTCAGGATGGGATTTTTAGGACTTGCCAGCACCCCTTTCAATATCCTTATTATCAATGTACTTGGTAGCTTCATGCTTGGAGTACTCATGTACAGCACTGAATTTGGAAATGTGAATCCCCATTTCAGACTATTTTTCGGTATTGGTTTTCTGGGATCATTGACCACCTTCTCCAACTTTGCACTGCAGACATATACGCTGGCTTCAGTATCCTTAATTTATTCAATAGCCAATATTTTCCTTAACCTGATTCTGGGAATAGCTGCAATTATTGCAGGGCGGGAAGCAGTTATATATGTTTCATCCAGGAGGAACAGATGA
- a CDS encoding molybdopterin molybdotransferase MoeA, which yields MKSKIIRKRTKLADARELLLNSFTPPDSCETIELNDSCGRVLAKDVIAERNVPHYDRAAMDGYAVRSSDTVSASDSSPIILRATDEISEGSCVRVHTGSAMPPESDAVVKIEDTSHKGDLIEVHTQVHPGKHVGYTGEDIKIGDKVLDAGHFLRPCDIAMLASIGINIIEVYRKPVVAIIPTGNELVKRPSQITPPPGKITETNSLMAGMYVSKWGGKPQYCDIVPDNPELIGQVIESQLNADMILLCGGTSVGERDHVPDAVDSIGKILVHGIGISPGKPTALGVINNIPVICMPGYPAAGLVCLFEFVRPSLMKLAHINKIRTPPLQARLDRKITSRIGYVTYTRVRLENGNAIPLMTSGAGIMSSVSRADGFVVIEENVEGYEEGEIVEVELIE from the coding sequence ATGAAAAGTAAAATTATCAGGAAACGCACAAAATTGGCTGATGCCAGAGAGTTACTTCTAAATTCCTTTACTCCTCCTGATTCATGTGAGACGATAGAACTAAATGATAGCTGTGGCAGGGTCCTTGCAAAAGATGTGATTGCAGAGCGCAATGTGCCCCATTATGATCGGGCAGCAATGGATGGATACGCTGTACGGTCATCAGATACTGTTTCAGCATCCGATTCATCACCCATTATTCTCAGGGCTACGGATGAAATATCTGAAGGATCCTGTGTCAGGGTACATACAGGCTCTGCCATGCCTCCAGAATCGGATGCTGTGGTAAAGATAGAAGACACTTCACATAAAGGAGATCTTATTGAGGTCCATACACAGGTTCATCCAGGAAAACATGTAGGTTATACAGGAGAAGACATAAAGATTGGTGATAAGGTACTGGATGCTGGCCATTTTCTGCGCCCATGTGACATCGCAATGCTTGCTTCAATTGGAATAAATATTATTGAAGTTTACAGAAAACCCGTGGTTGCGATAATACCTACAGGAAATGAACTGGTTAAAAGGCCTTCACAAATAACCCCTCCACCGGGGAAAATAACTGAAACAAACAGTCTCATGGCAGGAATGTATGTGAGCAAATGGGGAGGAAAACCTCAGTATTGTGATATCGTCCCTGATAATCCTGAACTTATAGGACAGGTAATTGAATCTCAGTTAAATGCTGATATGATTTTACTCTGTGGAGGAACATCAGTTGGTGAAAGAGATCATGTCCCTGATGCTGTTGACTCTATTGGAAAGATTCTGGTCCATGGAATTGGAATAAGTCCCGGAAAACCCACTGCACTTGGAGTCATAAATAATATACCAGTCATCTGCATGCCAGGTTATCCTGCAGCAGGTCTTGTTTGCCTGTTCGAATTTGTCCGCCCTTCTCTCATGAAGCTGGCCCACATAAATAAGATCAGGACTCCCCCGTTGCAGGCGCGCCTGGATAGAAAAATTACCTCCAGAATCGGATATGTTACTTATACCAGAGTCAGACTTGAAAACGGAAATGCAATCCCTCTGATGACTTCTGGTGCAGGGATAATGAGTTCGGTTTCAAGGGCTGATGGGTTTGTTGTCATTGAGGAGAACGTTGAGGGATATGAAGAAGGAGAAATTGTGGAAGTCGAACTAATTGAATGA
- a CDS encoding ubiquitin-like small modifier protein 1: MGNVKIKLFANVREKAGISQAEYNAETVIDLLSILVTDYPAVKDLIFENGQQEIRGYINIFVNGNNIHHLERTETRLSDGDEVAIFPPVSGG; the protein is encoded by the coding sequence ATGGGAAATGTAAAGATAAAACTGTTTGCAAATGTGAGAGAGAAAGCCGGGATATCACAGGCTGAATATAATGCAGAGACAGTGATTGATTTGCTCAGCATACTGGTCACAGACTATCCTGCAGTTAAAGATCTTATATTTGAAAATGGACAACAGGAAATACGCGGATATATCAATATATTTGTAAACGGCAACAACATTCACCATCTGGAAAGGACTGAAACCAGACTATCAGATGGAGATGAAGTTGCCATTTTTCCTCCTGTGTCCGGAGGATAA
- a CDS encoding ABC transporter permease gives MKYTDMKIAFQTVYTLWLREMLRFRRSKSRIIGSIATPLFFLVFLGSALDTAVDINGISYIDYMAPGIIAMSVLFSSLTGGISIIWDREFGYLKEILIAPVSRFYTALGKSVGGVTTALIQGIILMVIAGIIGVNYTSAWGQVLSIPIMFLIGLGFIGLGISIASKIESIEGFQLVMTFLTFPLLMASTAFYPLENLPVWLKTIVLLNPLTYGIESLRWALIADPQISPFTSLSVVIAFAFMMVILGGWSFNRVTS, from the coding sequence ATGAAATATACTGATATGAAAATAGCATTCCAGACTGTTTACACACTGTGGCTCAGGGAAATGCTGAGATTCAGGAGATCAAAATCAAGGATAATAGGATCCATTGCAACTCCCCTTTTCTTTCTGGTATTCCTGGGTTCTGCACTGGACACTGCTGTAGATATTAATGGCATCAGTTACATAGACTATATGGCTCCTGGAATTATTGCCATGTCAGTACTCTTCTCCTCACTTACAGGAGGAATCTCAATCATCTGGGACCGGGAATTTGGTTATCTGAAGGAAATTTTGATCGCACCTGTAAGCAGATTTTATACAGCCCTGGGAAAATCAGTAGGTGGTGTTACAACTGCACTGATTCAGGGAATCATACTGATGGTAATTGCCGGAATAATTGGTGTTAACTATACATCAGCATGGGGTCAGGTCCTGAGTATTCCAATAATGTTTTTGATAGGGCTTGGATTCATTGGGCTTGGAATATCCATTGCCTCAAAGATAGAATCAATTGAAGGATTTCAGCTGGTCATGACATTTCTGACATTTCCACTGCTTATGGCCAGTACAGCTTTTTACCCTCTTGAAAATCTTCCTGTATGGCTTAAAACCATCGTTCTCCTAAACCCCCTGACCTATGGAATAGAATCACTCCGATGGGCATTGATAGCAGATCCACAGATATCCCCTTTCACCAGTCTTTCAGTGGTCATAGCATTTGCTTTTATGATGGTCATACTTGGTGGCTGGTCCTTCAACCGTGTTACTTCCTGA
- a CDS encoding UbiX family flavin prenyltransferase → MKEIVIGISGASGVDYGIKLLEILSKTEIKTHLIITSSAKKIISIESDYTIKEIQELASVVHDEKDFTAPVASGSYRIHGMIIAPCSMKTLGSIANGVTDNLLTRVADVCLKERHKLVLVTRETPLNQIHLKNMLKADRAGACVLPACPGFYSRPQTIDEIIYTIAGRALDLAGIENSAYRRWGDQ, encoded by the coding sequence TTGAAGGAGATTGTAATTGGGATCAGTGGTGCATCAGGTGTAGATTACGGAATAAAGCTTCTGGAAATACTCTCAAAAACCGAGATAAAAACACACCTTATAATTACTTCATCTGCTAAAAAGATCATAAGTATAGAAAGTGATTATACTATCAAAGAGATCCAGGAACTTGCATCTGTTGTACATGATGAGAAAGATTTTACAGCACCGGTTGCCAGTGGATCCTATCGAATACATGGAATGATAATTGCACCCTGCAGTATGAAGACACTCGGGTCGATAGCAAACGGAGTAACAGATAACCTCCTGACCCGCGTGGCAGATGTCTGTCTAAAAGAAAGACATAAGCTTGTACTGGTAACGCGGGAAACACCTCTGAACCAGATTCATCTTAAGAACATGCTTAAAGCTGACAGAGCAGGTGCCTGTGTACTTCCAGCATGCCCTGGATTTTATTCGCGACCGCAGACCATTGATGAAATCATATATACCATTGCCGGAAGAGCGCTTGATCTGGCAGGTATTGAGAACAGTGCATACAGACGCTGGGGAGATCAATGA
- the lpdD gene encoding prenylated flavin chaperone LpdD, translating to MPSMIKRVGRAKLVLEWKNIGGDNVVVLRGGDEHIGATGFAYYDRSSDRVFTDVIKSPGHRETEIAYDGAKHISYVTKTTTVFIAGIHLDNITKSEIRDIVDISYQMIDDLAAILEERA from the coding sequence ATGCCATCAATGATCAAAAGGGTTGGGCGTGCAAAACTGGTTCTGGAATGGAAAAATATTGGGGGAGATAATGTAGTGGTATTAAGAGGAGGGGATGAACATATTGGAGCAACGGGTTTTGCATACTATGACAGATCAAGTGACAGGGTGTTCACAGATGTTATTAAATCTCCAGGCCACAGGGAAACAGAAATTGCATATGATGGTGCAAAACATATATCATATGTTACAAAAACAACAACTGTATTTATAGCAGGGATTCATTTAGATAATATTACAAAATCGGAGATCAGAGATATTGTTGATATTTCCTATCAGATGATAGATGATCTGGCCGCTATACTGGAGGAACGTGCTTGA
- a CDS encoding HD domain-containing protein has product MKVIRDPVHGYIEMDTMGLGLCDTKRMQRLRRVRQLGTSNLVYPGANHTRFEHSLGTMHLAGMLTNQIEEPGTDEKDELRAAALLHDIGHGPLSHVSEGIIKHYTRQKHDDVKHILKKEEIRDVLEDFGLNPSRLAKHIKGETSIGQILCSEIDVDRMDYLIRDAHYTGVTFGLVDHIRLIHEMDFYENRLVVRMGGLKAAESLLVSRFLMHPSVYFHHVSRIAETMCSKAIRYLIENKTIDPFSFRKMDDSQLFEAMRNDTGYAGDIARRLEDRRLYKRALYTGFESVSENVLKLQSSTDRIETEIAELAGIEPEKVLVDIPETPEITEMKAMVRTGDQIIRIDEASHVVSILEKAHLDNWRMGVYTPQEYREKVAKVAREFFDVKKNTKQFRLTEL; this is encoded by the coding sequence ATGAAAGTAATACGTGACCCTGTACACGGCTATATAGAAATGGACACAATGGGTCTTGGTCTGTGTGATACTAAAAGAATGCAGAGACTTAGAAGGGTCAGACAGCTGGGTACTTCAAATCTTGTCTATCCAGGAGCAAATCATACAAGATTCGAGCATTCCCTTGGAACAATGCATCTTGCAGGCATGCTGACCAATCAGATAGAAGAGCCTGGAACGGATGAGAAGGATGAACTCCGAGCTGCTGCACTGCTGCATGACATTGGCCACGGCCCCCTTTCCCATGTCAGTGAAGGAATAATCAAACATTATACACGCCAGAAACATGATGATGTGAAGCATATACTCAAAAAAGAAGAGATCAGGGATGTCCTGGAAGATTTTGGATTGAATCCTTCAAGACTGGCAAAACATATTAAAGGAGAAACCTCAATTGGACAGATTCTGTGCAGTGAGATCGATGTTGACAGAATGGACTACCTGATACGTGATGCTCACTATACAGGAGTAACCTTTGGGCTTGTCGATCATATCAGGCTCATCCATGAAATGGATTTCTACGAAAACCGCTTAGTTGTCAGAATGGGAGGACTCAAAGCAGCAGAATCCCTGCTTGTATCAAGGTTCCTGATGCACCCATCAGTCTATTTTCACCATGTATCCAGAATTGCAGAAACAATGTGTTCAAAGGCAATAAGGTACCTGATCGAAAACAAGACAATTGACCCTTTCAGTTTTAGAAAGATGGATGATTCACAGCTCTTTGAAGCAATGAGAAATGATACGGGTTATGCAGGTGATATTGCAAGGAGACTGGAAGACAGGCGTCTGTATAAAAGAGCACTGTACACAGGTTTTGAATCTGTAAGTGAGAATGTGCTGAAATTACAGAGCAGCACTGACAGAATTGAAACGGAGATAGCAGAGCTTGCAGGGATTGAACCCGAAAAAGTCCTTGTCGACATTCCTGAAACTCCTGAAATTACTGAAATGAAGGCAATGGTCCGCACAGGTGATCAGATTATTCGAATTGATGAGGCATCTCACGTAGTTTCCATTCTGGAAAAAGCACACCTTGATAACTGGAGAATGGGAGTATATACGCCACAGGAATATCGTGAAAAGGTTGCAAAGGTTGCGAGGGAATTTTTTGATGTGAAGAAGAATACAAAACAGTTCAGACTTACAGAACTGTAA
- the cofD gene encoding 2-phospho-L-lactate transferase produces the protein MIILSGGTGTPKLLQGVACVHDHDDLTVVVNTAEDSWAGGNLVTPDIDTVLYLLSGKLDTDKWWGIKDDTFTTHRALEAMGFDEGMMIGDNDRATHIMRTQMLRNGHTLTSSIEKLADLFEIDIRVLPMSDDPISTIICTPEGEMHFQEFWIREKGLPDILDVRIEGIDKAKISPAVQKALKTDDQILIGPSNPVTSIGPILSIPGMVDILKEKIVVAISPIIAGKPVSGPAEKLMAARGIEVSSTGVADVYRNIMDAFVVDIRDEISGRNFETDRYSVYREDTLMSSGKKSENLAHAVLSIFEDLSKS, from the coding sequence ATGATAATATTATCCGGAGGTACAGGAACTCCTAAACTGTTACAGGGAGTAGCCTGTGTCCATGATCATGATGATCTTACAGTTGTTGTAAATACTGCTGAAGATAGCTGGGCTGGTGGAAATCTGGTAACACCTGACATTGATACTGTTCTGTATCTTCTCTCAGGAAAACTCGATACTGATAAATGGTGGGGAATAAAGGATGATACATTCACAACCCACAGAGCCCTGGAAGCTATGGGATTTGATGAAGGTATGATGATTGGTGATAATGATCGTGCAACTCATATTATGCGTACGCAAATGTTAAGAAACGGCCATACTCTCACCAGCTCAATTGAAAAGCTTGCAGATTTATTTGAAATAGATATTCGGGTATTGCCAATGTCTGATGACCCTATATCTACTATAATATGTACACCTGAAGGTGAAATGCATTTTCAGGAATTCTGGATACGTGAAAAGGGTCTTCCAGATATACTTGATGTAAGAATTGAAGGTATTGATAAAGCAAAAATCTCACCTGCTGTGCAGAAAGCACTGAAAACGGATGATCAGATTCTGATAGGTCCAAGCAATCCGGTTACCAGCATAGGTCCCATTTTATCAATACCGGGCATGGTTGATATACTCAAGGAAAAAATAGTTGTGGCAATAAGTCCGATCATAGCAGGCAAGCCTGTAAGTGGTCCTGCAGAGAAACTTATGGCTGCCAGGGGAATTGAGGTATCATCAACAGGAGTTGCTGATGTATACAGGAATATCATGGATGCATTTGTGGTGGATATCAGGGATGAAATCAGTGGCCGGAATTTTGAAACTGATAGATATTCAGTGTATCGTGAGGATACATTGATGAGTTCCGGAAAAAAGAGTGAAAATCTAGCACATGCTGTATTGTCAATATTTGAAGATCTGTCCAAGAGTTGA
- the hpt gene encoding hypoxanthine/guanine phosphoribosyltransferase, whose amino-acid sequence MLEQLYDSLVNAPVVKRGDYSYFIHPVSDGVPLLEPSLLEEISECILCYADMDVDRIVTVEAMGIPVATCLSLKTGIPLSIVRKRKYDLAGEIELSQSTGYSKGKLYVNGISEGDRVLIVDDVISTGGTLLVLVKALEDAGIKISDVVAVIERGTGSNDLRDAGIDVKTLVRVEVDDDRVVVEEVYSDNE is encoded by the coding sequence ATGCTTGAGCAGCTATATGATAGTCTTGTGAATGCTCCTGTTGTAAAACGCGGGGATTACTCTTATTTTATACATCCTGTTTCTGATGGGGTACCTCTGCTTGAACCATCTCTTCTGGAGGAGATTTCGGAGTGTATTCTTTGCTATGCGGACATGGATGTGGATCGCATAGTCACAGTGGAAGCCATGGGTATTCCAGTTGCAACATGCCTTTCTTTAAAAACAGGTATTCCACTCTCGATAGTCCGAAAGAGAAAATACGATCTTGCCGGAGAAATTGAACTTTCTCAGAGCACTGGATATTCAAAGGGAAAACTGTATGTAAACGGCATATCAGAAGGGGACAGGGTACTCATTGTTGATGATGTGATCAGTACAGGCGGTACACTCCTTGTACTTGTAAAAGCTCTTGAGGATGCAGGCATTAAGATATCTGATGTGGTGGCTGTTATTGAGCGTGGCACAGGTTCAAATGATCTCCGGGATGCAGGTATTGATGTGAAGACCCTTGTTCGTGTTGAAGTTGATGATGACAGGGTGGTTGTTGAGGAGGTATACTCGGACAATGAATGA
- the dph2 gene encoding diphthamide biosynthesis enzyme Dph2, with translation MNEEFDFQFGHVIDIIDKTGAEIVGLQFPEGFKRRGIKIASFIEENTDCRTLISADPCFGACDIDRNLLSRVDVMFHFGHSVLEPGKYENVHFIECRSNADIEQVIENALKKLTGKKIGLVTTVQHVHHLPGVSEILETNGMEAVTGTGDSRITYPGQVLGCNFSAARDQICDEYLYIGSGNFHPAGVSLSTGKRVLVADPILNEVREINTEKIIRQRSAVIAKCMDASLFGIVVSDKNGQIRMDTAKRLKELAHQHDRQAHILSMDLVTPEQLLNFKVDAFINTACPRIAIDDVGLYPAPMLTPVEFEIVLGERSWDELVLDEIRGE, from the coding sequence ATGAATGAAGAATTTGATTTCCAGTTTGGCCATGTTATTGATATTATTGATAAAACAGGGGCTGAGATTGTTGGCCTCCAGTTTCCCGAGGGTTTCAAACGCAGAGGTATAAAAATTGCATCATTTATTGAGGAAAATACCGACTGCAGGACCCTGATTTCTGCAGATCCCTGCTTTGGAGCATGTGATATAGACCGGAATCTGTTATCCAGGGTAGATGTTATGTTCCACTTTGGACATTCAGTACTGGAACCTGGAAAATATGAAAATGTACATTTTATTGAGTGTCGAAGCAATGCTGATATTGAGCAGGTTATTGAAAATGCATTGAAAAAACTAACCGGCAAAAAAATTGGCCTAGTTACCACTGTACAGCATGTTCACCACCTGCCCGGGGTGTCTGAGATACTGGAAACTAACGGGATGGAAGCGGTCACAGGTACTGGTGATTCCAGGATTACATATCCGGGCCAGGTACTGGGATGCAATTTTTCAGCTGCCCGGGACCAGATATGTGATGAATATCTCTATATAGGAAGTGGAAACTTTCATCCGGCAGGTGTTTCCCTTTCAACAGGAAAGCGTGTACTGGTCGCAGATCCTATTCTCAATGAAGTACGTGAAATTAACACCGAAAAAATAATCCGACAGAGGAGTGCTGTTATTGCAAAATGCATGGATGCATCTCTTTTTGGAATAGTTGTATCTGACAAGAATGGCCAGATAAGGATGGATACTGCAAAGAGGCTCAAGGAACTGGCACATCAACATGACAGGCAGGCGCATATTCTCTCAATGGACTTGGTCACACCTGAGCAGCTCTTAAATTTTAAAGTGGATGCTTTTATCAATACTGCATGCCCAAGAATTGCAATTGATGATGTGGGTCTCTACCCGGCTCCAATGTTAACGCCTGTGGAATTTGAAATCGTTCTTGGAGAGCGCAGCTGGGATGAACTTGTTCTGGATGAAATAAGGGGTGAATGA
- a CDS encoding METTL5 family protein has translation MKRRKLEMLLEEVESFQEPDVILEQYSTPATVASDMLHFAYMKGDIEDKKIYDLGCGTGILSIGCKLLGAAEVTGFDSDERALNIARANAKKMDVDIDFIYSDIEEVSGHAQTIVMNPPFGAQKKGSDRPFIKKALSTGEIIYSIHNRGSYDFISKYIAPAIISDQYTAFFPIKRTFKFHKRDVERIEVEIYRIINEL, from the coding sequence ATGAAAAGACGCAAACTTGAAATGCTGCTTGAAGAGGTTGAAAGTTTCCAGGAACCTGATGTAATCCTTGAACAATATTCAACACCTGCAACCGTTGCCTCGGATATGCTTCATTTTGCATATATGAAAGGAGATATTGAAGATAAGAAGATATATGATCTGGGCTGTGGAACAGGGATACTATCAATTGGTTGTAAATTGCTTGGAGCAGCAGAGGTTACTGGTTTTGATTCAGATGAGAGGGCTCTCAATATTGCAAGAGCAAATGCTAAAAAAATGGATGTGGATATAGACTTCATATATTCTGATATAGAAGAGGTTTCAGGCCATGCACAGACTATTGTGATGAATCCTCCATTTGGTGCACAGAAAAAGGGTAGTGACAGGCCATTTATAAAAAAAGCACTTTCAACTGGTGAGATCATTTATTCAATTCATAATCGGGGAAGCTATGATTTTATCAGTAAATACATTGCACCTGCGATAATTTCTGATCAATATACTGCTTTTTTCCCCATAAAACGAACATTTAAATTCCATAAAAGAGATGTAGAACGAATTGAAGTGGAAATTTATAGAATTATAAATGAATTATAA
- a CDS encoding exosome complex RNA-binding protein Csl4 produces MRTIDQDTPEKSKKDTDKKKPDISHEDDEGSRTVLPGDHIGITEEFASGEGTYSLAGDIYANRTGKVHVNKKDRKISVVPITSVPPVINKGDIVIGEIVNVRDSVAIVSISSIKGSSEREFMSDDNFVIHISDVKDSYVKDLSREFSLGDVVKAKVIDTEKMRLTTSDDSLGVMTSRCSKCHGILRMEDKNLKCPSCGRIEHRKLSKDYGTGVV; encoded by the coding sequence TTGCGTACAATAGATCAGGATACTCCTGAAAAAAGTAAAAAAGATACGGATAAAAAGAAGCCAGATATATCACACGAAGATGATGAAGGGTCCAGAACTGTGCTTCCGGGAGACCATATTGGTATTACTGAAGAGTTTGCCTCAGGTGAGGGGACCTACTCTCTAGCCGGGGATATTTATGCAAACAGGACCGGAAAGGTGCATGTCAACAAGAAGGACCGGAAGATCTCTGTAGTACCTATTACCAGTGTTCCTCCTGTAATCAATAAAGGTGATATTGTTATTGGTGAGATTGTAAATGTTCGCGACTCGGTTGCTATAGTTTCCATCTCATCAATAAAGGGGTCCAGTGAACGGGAATTTATGAGCGATGATAATTTTGTGATACATATATCAGATGTCAAGGATTCCTATGTAAAGGACCTGTCTAGAGAATTTTCCCTGGGAGATGTTGTGAAGGCAAAGGTAATAGATACAGAAAAAATGCGTCTTACAACTTCTGATGATTCACTGGGTGTCATGACGTCCAGGTGTTCAAAATGTCATGGGATACTCAGGATGGAAGACAAAAATCTCAAATGTCCATCATGTGGAAGGATTGAGCATAGAAAGCTTTCTAAGGATTATGGTACAGGGGTAGTCTGA
- a CDS encoding DNA-directed RNA polymerase subunit L codes for MELKIIDKTDDELSIEIKGEDHTFLNMLKFILLEDERVNIASYDMKHVSISDPILFVKTENTDPVDVVRDALAILISQCDEFIESFTHALES; via the coding sequence ATGGAACTAAAGATTATAGATAAAACAGATGATGAACTGAGCATTGAAATAAAGGGTGAGGATCACACATTTCTCAACATGCTGAAATTCATACTTCTGGAAGATGAAAGGGTAAATATTGCATCCTATGATATGAAACATGTAAGTATCAGTGATCCAATACTTTTTGTAAAGACTGAAAACACAGATCCTGTGGATGTTGTCAGAGATGCACTAGCAATTCTGATCTCCCAGTGTGATGAGTTCATAGAATCATTCACTCATGCTCTTGAATCCTGA